TTACGCTACTTTTTAATTCAAATGTAACTTGTGATATTGTATAAGTTTCTTTCGTATATACATataagttatttaaaatattataattgtattATTCAAAATCCTCGCCAACAACAATTATAATTGAATTCAATCTCAACGGTTAATTTTTACTAAGTTCGTAGATATCTTTTGACCGAGACATAAGATTTAATATTTTGAGGTTCTAAAATTCATTTAAGAAATTgatgttttaacaaaatatatatttttctatagtCTAGTACGTATAAAATATGTACcatcattaactttttttaaaggaATTTGACCACACTCTTAAAGGTACATTTATATGTTAATTGCTTCATATCATATTGGTCAACATATATTAATACTCGATAGTACCATAAAAATTactcttaaataatattttatctgttttaaaataaatgttgttttaacatatataaaatattttcaaataatttttttttgattttatttgaaaatattttatatatgttaaaattgttatattctattatatatttataacaatgatttaataatcaatgattttataaaaattgtaatattgtttttatttatttatttacagtCTTTCTTAATctgtataaaaaatttaaagatcaacatttattttgaaacaaaagtattgatgtatatttaattttacaataaaattaatcaaatcaCATTTACCGTAATTTTGCAAAAACCACCCATAATAAAtcaattgcatttattttattttttttagaaaaccaCATTGCATATTTTATGATATAGCATTATGTAAGTTTCTTTTGTTTGAGGTCACAAAGTAGAGGAagatgcattttttattttcataaatcaaAGGACCCATACAATACAACAAACATCACCACCTATTTGGTAAGCTGCCAAACAAGGGCAGTACAGCAGGCACCATTTCAGCCCTAGTCACATTTTACAAAGGATCCAATTTCATTTTACAAACTAATCAAATATTTACCAATTAACtttattaataactttttttcttaatattaataataataaaatatttaatcatcAATACGAATGAAAGACGTGTCTCACTGTTTGACacaaatacattaatttatattttttaattattatcgaTGTCAACGTCGTTTCTGATTTTTATGTCACtataattattcatttattaattgataaaactttatacttatattataattataataattaattttaattagtatagaaagtaaatatatatgattcatTGATTGTTTAAAGAGAGGCTGGTTGTGTCTCCACCTCGAAGGTTATATGACTTTTGCACACACTCTATTCTCTCTCTTCTCAATTGGGCTGTTTTTGTAAATTGAAGATTACTACCTCTTTAATTTAATCTCtcctcaaatttttttatattttttttctatctaattttttatttttctgaaaCATATATCATTTCTTCATCCACCAACAAGCAGCAACAACACCACCacctcttttttttctttctctcttttccATTCCATTTCTCACTATCCTCTCTCTTTGTTTTTTCCCTTTCCCCAGGTGTGGAAAAAACGAGAGAAATTAAACAACATGGGTGTGGGTTGTTTTCTTGTTTTTTCAGTCATTCTCATCCATTGATTTTCTCATAGATCTGGTTTGTTTCATTTTCATctggtaagttttttttttaaactttttttattcattttctttttggtCTGATCACTCTCTGGTTTGCTTAGATTCAAAAAGCTatcaaagtttgaatttttatgggtttttaattttttttcatttctagGTTTGGTTGGAAGAACATCAGttttttttcccaaaacaatttAGGGATTTTTTAAACATGATGAAGCATAGTTTTTTTGTTGGTCGTAGAATTGTTTAATCCAGCCTGGTTGTGGATTGCTATATACCCAATTCGGTGTTGATATGATTTTGCTGATTTTGgcaaaaatcttaattttttgctttgttttataaaaagagTTGACCATATGTTTTCTTCTATAGCCATTATTGTTTATTTCTGGTGgtcttgtaaattatttttaatactaatGTATTGACAATGTTGTTAGtagttttttgtttgtattGATTGTATAGTTCATAAGAGTCTGCTAATGGTGTTATTGATTGTGATTGTAATGTTTAGAAATGCTCTCATGTTCTCCATTGTGAACTTTATGCTTATAAAGTTTaagtacattaatttttttttatttataattatggcTTTATTAAGTTGAAGTAGGCTTGTTTTGTTATCTTGTGCTATAATATAGAAGAACATAGCTTTTTTATTCTTGATTACTTCTGTtgatatgtaattttttttatctgacAAAGATAGAGATGATTCATTTTTTGACCCTCATTGTTGTTTCAACTTTCAGTTATAAGTCTTGAGATTGAAAAAATGTTCTTTGTTATCGCACAATGTGATGATCTTAGTTACTCGTTATTGTTGTGTTCATATTGCAATAATCACAAAATTCGGTGTGACAATTTACAAAGAGCACCAATATAACGCTGAATCCCTTCGGTTATtgcaattaaaagaaaaatattcaattGTGGCTGTGGTGCGTCATTGagaaaatcaaaactttttGAAAATAGAGTAACTATTGCTTTAGAAGTAGAAATTAGAGTCCGAGTGGCACAACTCATCTTGAAATGATTATTCCAAACCAGGTTTTTTTTCCTGATGATCACTATTTGATGTGACATACAACATTTTAGTGATAGTGAGTTTTTCAAGTTGTGTccgtttttaattttaattttaatgctTACTGATCACTTGTGTTTTTTGTTGGACAGATCAGCTAAACTTAGTGCATCACTTGCTGTTTTATTGAGGAAATCTTTTTGAATATTTAACTGTATTGAGTTGGGAAGCTTATACATTTCTCAATGCAAGGGCAGAGAGGCACAATTGGTTCCTCGACTGAAACCTTTGAATTTGATTGTGGAACTACATCAAGTACTGCTGCAGTTGATCAGCACATTTTCTGGAATAACATGCGGACTCCTGCCGACAATCGATTACCCGAATTTATACTTTCCCCCGGTGATATAAACCCATCTCAAGGGAACTCTGTAAACCATACATGGCAGAATTTGAGCGGATGGAGCTTAGGTGAGCCAAGTTCCAGCAATACACAAAATGATGTTAACAACAACGAGCTGAAAAGGGAGCTAGGGTTATCACCTCCGGTAAATGCTGGCGCTATAGCTGGTTCAAGACTAGAAGAAAGACACTTTGAACCAACCAACGCATTTTCACTGGACAATCTCAATTCAGGTCCTATGTATATGTGTAACTCCAATGCTCATTTGGTGCCACAAAATCTCAACTTAAATGCTGCTTTAGTAGATAATGGCAGTGATAATAGCTATCGTGTGGAAGTTGAACATCCTAACATGACCAAGTCTAGCGGTCCAATAAATGAACATATGCCACCTCCTATTAGTTCTGGTTCTTTTTTGCTTCCTTCTGGAAGTAACACCATTTTTGTCGAGGATACCGACGGTAGGCCGGGTTGTTCTCTAGACTCTCGCCGTGTATCTTGTAAAAGAAAGGCGATTGAACAGAACGCTGGACAATCTTCGGATGGTGGAAGTTCTAGCTATAGTCAGCATACAGATGGCAGTGCTTGGAATGCTCTTCCTACTACTCAAGATTATGCAGGGAGCAATTTTAACAGATCTGCATTGGCAGAACAGGTGAATGCAAGACTTGGCCTGAGTGTCGGGGACGGATCATCTGGAAGCATACCCGAGTCAACTGTTGCAGGAAGCTCAGAAAGCTTCCACCGAAATTTTCGTTTGAGGATAAACCCTTCAAGCCAACCAATTTCTCTTCCTCCCCCCTCATTCTCAAGTGGGAGTGTGATCAGAAATCCTAGTGTTCCTTCGTCTTCTCCAATATTGCAAAGGTTTCACCCCATCGACAATTCTCTTGACTTGAGGTCGGTACCACCGGTTGATGCCATGCTTCCTCAAAGCCAGCCCCTTTTAATTCATGTTCCCGCTTTACCAAGGAGCGCACAATCGGTTAGGTGGAGCGGTGGTTCTAGCTCGGCAAACAACCATTCCTCAAACTCAGTTATATGTGTAGATAGGGATAATCAACCGCATGAGGGAGCAAGCACAAGAAGTATGCCTAGAAACATTTTAGAACACCCGGTTTTCGTACCTGCAACAAATGTAAGAAATGTGGCTCGAAATCCAACTAGACCTTCCGGTAATGCAAATTTAAGTATTCCAGGAAATGTTGCTTCATCATCACGGACTGGACCAAATCCAGCTATGAATCCGTCGTCTGTCTCGGCGTGGGTTTCCCGTCCTAATCCTCAGCAGTATCCGCGCAGGTTATCTGAATATGTCCGTCGGTCCTTGTTTTCTCCTGGTTCTGAAGCCGGAAGTTCAAGCAATAACTATTCTACCTTGCGCGGTGCGTCTACTTCTTCTGAATCAAGAGGACCGCCATCTGGGGTGAACCCAGGATCATCTTCATGGTTGGAGAGGTCAGCTGATAGTGAATTTGGAATTCCCTATTCGTTAAGATCTTTGGCTGTTGCTGGTGAAGGAAGTAGTAGACTTGTATCCGAGGTCTGTATTCCCTTCTCTCTTctctttcattattattatagcAAATATGATTATACTTATGTGATTGCTCAAACATCATGGTAGGTTTAGTTGCATTGCTTGAGTTGACTTGCCACTTTGGCAAAAAAAGTTGTCGAAAATTTAACTTGTATTTGTTGTTTATATTCTCTTGCCTCATTCTGACGACAATTTCCATGTTTTGTTCATATAGCTGTGTAACACTTTCAAGTTgcaatattttattatcttttatgaATAACTGTTTTCTTGGAGTTGACATTTTGTATATTTTGTGCAGCTCCGCAATGTGTTGGGCCTCATGCGTAGGGGTGGGAACCTGCGGTTTGAGGTTAGTtagttttatttcaaattagCTGTATATGTTGACAATGCACTCATGTCGAGTAAAGCTTTCTTAGCATTTTTATTACTGATTTATCAACCGTTCCGTAGTGTCGTAGAAATGGTTCAATTCTAATTCATTATGGAGCAAACAATATGTCTACTTGATCTGTTTAGCTTTAAGTGTTGAATCGTCAAGTTGGCCCTATCACTCCTCCAATGACTTCTCATTTATTCGTTATTCTGATCAGACTTGCACTTGTTATTGCAAAGATATTTTCAGTTCTTCTGTTAGAGATAAATCCTAAATAGTGTTTATAAAACCTTACGAGTCGGTTTTCATTTTTCAAGCGTTGACTTATGTCCAACTCGAATTCTAAGATGATATCGAAGTCTATCCTAGAGCCATTAACTCGACACTATTGAGAAAAATCCAGTAGTAATGGGTTTGAGGGGGTGCATCGAGAAAAGAAAATTCAAGTCTGGATAATGCTTAATTAGAGTTTACAGAGCTGAGGCAATCGCACCTTACaagctaattttttttttctttctattttgttCTCTTTGGATCTTCCCTTTTAGACGGAGCTTTAACGTGTTACGGATCTTTAGGTCATAGTCTAGATATCAAGTGTTTGAAGGGtccataaaattatttaaagctATAACACATGAGCATGATTTTTCTCTATCAAAATTTGTGGGATGGAACTTATAGTCACTATCCAACTTGTTTCCATTTTATTTCTGAGCCCAACAATGAAAGTGTTCATAACTATTTTATGATGTTACCCAAGCTCCAAATACTTTAAAAAGGAAAACATACATTTTCTTTATAAAGTTGTGTTCAAAAGATCATGACTTTATAAGCGTTTTAACTATATACAATGTAGCACCCTCACCTCTAATTGAAAGTGTGTCCCGGTATCCCGCATCAACATGACACCGACACGTtagttatattcaattaattcattttctcaaattattaccggTGTCGACATATCAGTGTTGTGTTTGATGTCTGCATCAGAATCTGTGCTTCATAGGATAAACATATTCTTAACTAGAAACTAGATATTTGTCAGTCTTTTGAGAGACCTAATCTAATCTCATTGAACATCATATGTGGGTACCattcaaatttgtatttttcaatgCACTTCTGTTAGCATACTGCTTGGAATCCAAGAAACTTTTGGTTGTTAAACTAATGTTTAGGGTGAATTTAAAATCCCTTATAGACATGCCTTTGGATGCTTTATCTGCTAATCTGGACCTTATTTCTCAGTTTTCTGCTTTGGTCTATAATACATTCTCCCTTGTTTTGATAGAAATTATTCGTATAATTGCATATGAAGGTTTCTTGGTTTTAAGTTTCCAGGTGTAGGGGGTCATCGTGTGTGGCCGCCCTTGATCAGCTTGTTCCATTGTTGAAAGcacaataaaattatatgaattGTTGTGTGATCATCTCATTTAGGTTGTGTATGAGCTATGACTTATTATATTTATACTAAGATCTTGTTTTAACACTTGTGTTTTGATTTTGTGATAGGATGTTATGATTCTTGACCATTCAATGTTTTCTACCATTGCTGATATGCATGATCGACACAGGGATATGCGGCTTGATGTTGATAACATGTCTTACGAGGTAAAAAAAACTAGTTTCAACATTGCATGCATGTGTTAATGAAAATGTATAATACTCCTCTATCTTGTGCGGGTCCCTTATTACGCAACATTTGTGAATATAATAGGAGTTATTGGCTCTCGAAGAACGCATCGGAAATGTGAGTACAGGATTGAATGAAGAGACCATTATGAAACATTTGAAACAGAAGAAATATTCAGCTGAATCAGATTTTCAGAATGAAGCAGAACCCTGCTGTGTTTGTCAGGTAAACAAAACACTACTTGCTGTTTTTCTGTCATTTGCATGCATGTTCACATGTGGTCTTGTTCTTACAATTTGAATTATGTGATAACACAGGAGGAGTATAAAAACAACGATGATATCGGATTGTTGGATTGCGGACACGATTACCATACCGACTGTATTAAACAGTGGCTAATGCATAAGAATCTCTGTCCAATTTGTAAGACAACAGGCTTGGCAACATGATGAAATTTGTcttaaataattctattttctATCTTATAAGATGAACATAGAGGTCAAGAAAACTGGCACAATTAGTCAGGAAATTCTGCTtaattgaagttgaaagttTCTGGTGCCTTTGTTACTTATTATTAAATGGCCCTTAAGAATTagccaaaaaattattttttatcatttttttttgtttatttgtggAAACCAATTATCTCCAAGTTAAGATGACACACATGAGATGATTGGTGTTGGATACAGGAATATTTCTTAACTTTTGTTTTACATTtgggaatttttttttacattgctCATTATATTGCTCTTATTGGATTCATGATATGATTGATGTATGGATTAAAATATAGACAAGGTAAATTAGACATTAAAATGGTTTAATGGCATGAAGCTGATAGGCCCCATTATGCATGTTTATAGTTAGACATGGCAAAGGGTAGGTCGGAGGCGGATTTTGCATCTTCAACTTCTACGCCCGTTCCCATTTCATAGCGGGTGTAGAATTTAGGCTCCCATCTCCTCCTGTAATGGGTTCGGGTTTCTCCGTCCATACTCTCacccattcatatatatatatatatatgattataaatttaaaaatcatatttattataattaataaaataaaataattgatattagacaataataaattaaatattttatatagagataaaattataatttttaatatttaatatttaaaaatattaagtatatttaatatgtatatgtatataaaatttaaaaattatattaatattacttGTGGGGCGAGTTCGGGTACGGGTGTGGGATAAATATCACTTACTATTTTTAAATCTGTCTCTGTCCtcgaattttaattttggaaaaaattaGTCCCTGCATTCATTCAAAGCAAGTTTTTTTCGTTCAAATCAAATAGATTT
The genomic region above belongs to Cicer arietinum cultivar CDC Frontier isolate Library 1 chromosome 4, Cicar.CDCFrontier_v2.0, whole genome shotgun sequence and contains:
- the LOC101503203 gene encoding probable E3 ubiquitin-protein ligase RHG1A, producing the protein MQGQRGTIGSSTETFEFDCGTTSSTAAVDQHIFWNNMRTPADNRLPEFILSPGDINPSQGNSVNHTWQNLSGWSLGEPSSSNTQNDVNNNELKRELGLSPPVNAGAIAGSRLEERHFEPTNAFSLDNLNSGPMYMCNSNAHLVPQNLNLNAALVDNGSDNSYRVEVEHPNMTKSSGPINEHMPPPISSGSFLLPSGSNTIFVEDTDGRPGCSLDSRRVSCKRKAIEQNAGQSSDGGSSSYSQHTDGSAWNALPTTQDYAGSNFNRSALAEQVNARLGLSVGDGSSGSIPESTVAGSSESFHRNFRLRINPSSQPISLPPPSFSSGSVIRNPSVPSSSPILQRFHPIDNSLDLRSVPPVDAMLPQSQPLLIHVPALPRSAQSVRWSGGSSSANNHSSNSVICVDRDNQPHEGASTRSMPRNILEHPVFVPATNVRNVARNPTRPSGNANLSIPGNVASSSRTGPNPAMNPSSVSAWVSRPNPQQYPRRLSEYVRRSLFSPGSEAGSSSNNYSTLRGASTSSESRGPPSGVNPGSSSWLERSADSEFGIPYSLRSLAVAGEGSSRLVSELRNVLGLMRRGGNLRFEDVMILDHSMFSTIADMHDRHRDMRLDVDNMSYEELLALEERIGNVSTGLNEETIMKHLKQKKYSAESDFQNEAEPCCVCQEEYKNNDDIGLLDCGHDYHTDCIKQWLMHKNLCPICKTTGLAT